The Impatiens glandulifera chromosome 8, dImpGla2.1, whole genome shotgun sequence genome includes a window with the following:
- the LOC124912620 gene encoding putative E3 ubiquitin-protein ligase SINAT1, translating to MAPETSRSTSTYADYGISAPSSDSGGIRNSPFRKTILSSINNGKHGMESSSNAVNELLECPVCLNIMYPPIHQCPNGHTICFQCKAKVENCCPICRQELGNIRCVALEKVAELLELPCRYQFMGCQDIFSYQNRSRHEHSCRFRPFNCPYAGAECSVNGDIPFLVSHLKEHHKVDMHDGWSTFNHRYVKSNPHEVENATWMLTVFNCFGHQFCLHFEAFNLGMAPVYMAFLRFMGDDQDAKKFSYSLEVGANGRKLTWQGVPRSIRDSHKTVRDSLDGLIIQRSLALFFSGGDGQELKLKVAGRIWKEHL from the exons ATGGCTCCAGAGACGTCTCGCAGTACATCAACATATGCTGATTATGGTATATCAGCACCTTCTTCAGATTCAGGAGGAATAAGAAACTCTCCATTTCGGAAAACCATTCTTTCTTCCATTAATAATGGGAAACATGGGATGGAATCAAGTAGTAATGCAGTAAACGAGCTTCTTGAATGCCCTGTTTGCTTGAACATCATGTATCCTCCAATTCATCAG TGTCCGAATGGTCACACCATATGTTTCCAATGCAAGGCAAAAGTAGAAAACTGTTGTCCAATTTGTAGACAGGAGCTTGGAAACATAAGATGTGTTGCTCTTGAGAAAGTAGCGGAATTGCTAGAATTACCATGCCGATATCAGTTCATGGGTTGTCAAGACATATTTTCGTACCAAAATAGGTCGAGACACGAACATAGTTGCAGGTTCAGACCGTTTAATTGCCCTTATGCCGGAGCTGAATGCTCGGTCAATGGAGACATCCCTTTTCTCGTTTCCCATCTCAAAGAGCATCACAAAGTTGACATGCATGACGGCTGGTCTACCTTCAATCACCGTTATGTCAAATCCAATCCACACGAAGTTGAAAACGCTACCTGGATGTTAACT GTTTTCAACTGTTTTGGGCATCAGTTCTGCTTGCACTTTGAAGCATTCAACCTAGGAATGGCACCTGTTTACATGGCATTCTTGCGATTCATGGGCGACGATCAAGATGCTAAAAAATTCAGCTACAGCTTGGAAGTTGGAGCAAACGGGCGTAAGTTAACATGGCAAGGAGTGCCACGAAGCATTCGCGACAGCCACAAGACAGTTCGAGACAGCCTAGACGGTCTGATTATACAGAGAAGTTTAGCACTTTTCTTCTCTGGAGGTGATGGTCAAGAGTTAAAGCTTAAAGTTGCTGGAAGAATATGGAAAgaacatttataa